One Sanguibacter keddieii DSM 10542 genomic window carries:
- a CDS encoding RNA-binding S4 domain-containing protein — MDHVEISDDVIRLGQFLKLANLADSGAHARELVADGEVSVNGEVDTRRGRQLQKGDVVVVDSPTGRASATVA; from the coding sequence ATGGACCACGTAGAGATCAGCGACGACGTCATCCGCCTCGGGCAGTTCCTCAAGCTGGCGAACCTCGCCGACTCCGGCGCGCACGCGCGTGAGCTCGTCGCCGACGGCGAGGTGTCCGTCAACGGCGAGGTCGACACCCGCCGAGGACGCCAGCTGCAGAAGGGCGACGTGGTGGTCGTCGACTCCCCCACCGGCCGCGCGAGCGCGACCGTCGCCTGA
- a CDS encoding ATP-grasp domain-containing protein produces MTRVLVTGTGGPAGVAVVRSLLRRDDVEVFSADMDGWASGLYLVDADHRRIVPRGAAPEFVDTVLDMCRDDGVTVLVPTVDVELEGLVARRTEFAAHGIQIAAPSAETLASTLDKHALALACAGALRVPATELLDADGVAAPWDFPVIVKPRRGAGSRGVRLVDDRDELEDIGTGSDLIIQEHLPGAEYSVDVLAGTDGHVIAAVPRTRERVDSGVSIAGRTVRDAELVEAAAAAARAVGLVGVANVQLRRDKDGRPALLEINPRFPGAMPLTIAAGVDMPSLYLDLLLGIPVPERVDFEEIANVRYLEDVFVPVDEIVTSTVTGRDEAWAEQ; encoded by the coding sequence ATGACCCGAGTACTCGTCACAGGCACCGGCGGACCGGCAGGGGTCGCCGTCGTGCGCTCGCTCCTGCGCCGCGACGACGTCGAGGTCTTCTCGGCCGACATGGACGGCTGGGCCAGCGGTCTCTACCTCGTCGACGCCGACCACCGGCGGATCGTGCCCCGGGGCGCCGCCCCGGAGTTCGTCGACACCGTGCTTGACATGTGCCGTGACGACGGCGTGACCGTCCTCGTGCCGACCGTCGACGTCGAGCTCGAGGGACTCGTCGCCCGACGCACCGAGTTCGCCGCGCACGGCATCCAGATCGCCGCCCCGAGCGCCGAGACCCTCGCCAGCACCCTCGACAAGCACGCGCTCGCGCTGGCCTGCGCCGGCGCGCTGCGCGTCCCGGCCACCGAGCTGCTCGACGCCGACGGCGTCGCGGCTCCCTGGGACTTCCCGGTGATCGTCAAGCCCCGCCGTGGGGCTGGGTCGCGCGGTGTCCGCCTCGTCGACGACCGGGACGAGCTCGAGGACATCGGCACGGGCTCCGACCTCATCATCCAGGAGCACCTGCCGGGCGCGGAGTACTCGGTCGACGTGCTCGCGGGCACCGACGGCCACGTGATCGCCGCGGTCCCGCGCACGCGTGAGCGCGTCGACTCGGGCGTCTCCATCGCCGGTCGCACGGTCCGTGACGCCGAGCTCGTGGAGGCCGCCGCGGCTGCTGCGCGGGCCGTGGGACTCGTGGGGGTGGCCAACGTCCAGCTCCGCCGGGACAAGGACGGTCGTCCCGCCCTGCTCGAGATCAACCCCCGGTTCCCCGGTGCCATGCCGCTGACGATCGCCGCGGGCGTCGACATGCCGTCGCTGTACCTCGACCTGCTGCTCGGCATCCCGGTGCCCGAGCGGGTGGACTTCGAGGAGATCGCGAACGTCCGCTACCTCGAGGACGTGTTCGTCCCCGTCGACGAGATCGTCACCTCGACCGTGACCGGGCGCGACGAGGCGTGGGCGGAGCAGTGA
- a CDS encoding GNAT family N-acetyltransferase has protein sequence MTARDRSALRVLTVTSEDQLQDAFAIRFEVFVGEQGVSADAELDTADRAPTTQHVLVVDTSVEPPEPVGTGRLLADAEHPDALHIGRLAVRAPWRSSGVGAVLMRALETLAAERTPSGSQVRVELSAQEQAIGFYQRQGYVVDDSHRYLDENIWHRDAVKTVDGTA, from the coding sequence ATGACCGCCCGGGACCGCAGCGCGCTCCGCGTGCTCACGGTGACCTCAGAGGACCAGCTGCAGGACGCCTTCGCGATCCGCTTCGAGGTGTTCGTGGGGGAGCAGGGCGTCTCGGCCGACGCCGAGCTCGACACGGCCGACCGCGCGCCGACCACCCAGCACGTGCTCGTCGTCGACACGAGCGTCGAGCCGCCCGAGCCCGTCGGCACGGGACGCCTGCTCGCCGACGCCGAGCACCCCGACGCCCTGCACATCGGCCGCCTCGCGGTCCGGGCGCCGTGGCGCTCGTCGGGGGTCGGGGCGGTGCTCATGCGGGCCCTCGAGACCCTCGCAGCCGAGCGGACCCCCAGCGGCTCCCAGGTGCGGGTCGAGCTCAGCGCGCAGGAGCAGGCGATCGGCTTCTACCAGCGGCAGGGGTACGTGGTCGACGACTCGCACAGGTACCTCGACGAGAACATCTGGCACCGCGACGCCGTCAAGACCGTCGACGGCACGGCCTGA
- the dnaE gene encoding DNA polymerase III subunit alpha — MSSAPPRSEDFVHLHVHTEYSMLDGAARLGDLFEETKRVGQSAIATTDHGYLFGAYDFWKQATDAGVKPIIGVEAYVTPGTSRFDNTRVRWGDASQASDDVSARGAYTHLTMWARNNEGMHNLFRASSLASLEGQMGKWPRMDRDLLERYSPGLIASTGCPSGEVQTRLRLGHYDEAVKAAGELQDIFGKEYFYVELMDHGLDIETRVFKDLLRLAKDIGAPIVATNDLHYVRQEDSGSQEALLAINSGSTLTDPDRFKFDGDGYYVKSAAEMRRLWKELPEACDNTLVIAEQCEVSFNTAANYMPNFPAPAGEDETSWFIKEVETGLQYRYPDGIPTEVRERADFETKVITQMGFPGYFLVVADFINWSKDNNIRVGPGRGSGAGSMVAYAMRITDLDPLVHGLIFERFLNPDRVSMPDFDVDFDERRRGEVIRYVTDKYGEDRVAQIVTYGTIKAKQALKDSSRLLGLPYAMGDKLTKAMPPAIMGKDISLTGIFDPDDKRYSEAEEFRQVHAADPEAQRVVELAKGIEGLKRQWGVHAAGVIMSSEPLIDIIPIMRRLQDGAVITQFDYPKCEELGLIKMDFLGLRNLTILDDALENIVMNGKEAIDLESLTLDDPNTYALLSRGDTLGVFQLDGGGMRTLLKLMRPDNFEDISAVGALYRPGPMGANSHTNYALRKNGLQEVVPIHPELEEPLAEVLGTTHGLIVYQEQVMSIAQIVAGFSLGQADILRRAMGKKKKSELDKQFEGFSGGMVERGYSMAAVKALWDILLPFSDYAFNKAHSAAYGVVSYWTAFLKANYPTEYMAALLTSVRDDKDKSALYLNECRRMGITVLPPDVNSSSANFTAVGKDIRFGLTAVRNVGANVVEAIVTTREAKQNFTSFTDFLDKVPAVVCNKRTIESLIKAGAFDSLDHPRRALQVVHEQAVDSVIGVKRKEAEGQFDLFAGFGDEADDGMSFSVDIPDLPDWEKKQLLAFEREMLGLYVSDHPLSGLEHVLQQAAEVSIAKLLTDEDRPDGSTVVIAGLITSLQRKMSKQGNPWAAVTIEDLDGGVEVMFFGETYMAYSTILAEDQVVVLRGRVRRRDDTMQLQAMEVSLPDISTGTDSPLIITIPRNRCLEQIVVRLRDALKTHPGDAQVRIHVTEPGKTTVVQAHDQFRVSKSSALSGELKALLGPACLTV; from the coding sequence ATGTCGTCTGCGCCCCCTCGTTCTGAGGACTTCGTCCACCTGCACGTGCACACCGAGTATTCGATGCTCGACGGGGCGGCCCGCCTCGGGGACCTCTTCGAGGAGACCAAGAGGGTCGGCCAGAGCGCGATCGCGACGACCGACCACGGGTACCTCTTCGGGGCGTATGACTTCTGGAAGCAGGCGACCGACGCGGGCGTGAAGCCCATCATCGGTGTCGAGGCGTACGTCACCCCTGGGACGTCGCGCTTCGACAACACCCGTGTGCGCTGGGGCGACGCGAGCCAGGCGAGCGACGACGTCTCCGCCCGTGGTGCGTACACCCACCTGACGATGTGGGCCCGCAACAACGAGGGGATGCACAACCTCTTCCGGGCGAGCTCCCTCGCCTCCCTCGAGGGGCAGATGGGCAAGTGGCCCCGCATGGACCGGGACCTGCTCGAGCGGTACAGCCCAGGTCTCATCGCGTCGACCGGGTGCCCCTCGGGCGAGGTCCAGACGCGTCTGCGGCTCGGTCACTACGACGAGGCCGTGAAGGCTGCCGGTGAGCTCCAGGACATCTTCGGCAAGGAGTACTTCTACGTCGAGCTCATGGACCACGGGCTCGACATCGAGACGCGCGTCTTCAAGGACCTGCTGCGCCTCGCCAAGGACATCGGCGCCCCGATCGTGGCGACCAACGACCTGCACTACGTGCGCCAGGAGGACAGCGGCTCGCAGGAGGCGCTGCTCGCCATCAACTCGGGCTCGACCCTCACCGACCCGGACCGCTTCAAGTTCGACGGCGACGGCTACTACGTCAAGTCCGCCGCAGAGATGCGCCGCCTCTGGAAGGAGCTCCCGGAGGCCTGCGACAACACGCTCGTCATCGCCGAGCAGTGCGAGGTCTCGTTCAACACGGCTGCCAACTACATGCCGAATTTCCCGGCCCCGGCGGGCGAGGACGAGACGTCCTGGTTCATCAAGGAGGTCGAGACCGGTCTGCAGTACCGGTACCCGGACGGGATCCCGACCGAGGTGCGCGAGCGCGCCGACTTCGAGACCAAGGTCATCACCCAGATGGGCTTCCCGGGGTACTTCCTCGTGGTCGCCGACTTCATCAACTGGTCCAAGGACAACAACATCCGTGTGGGACCCGGCCGCGGTTCGGGTGCCGGGTCGATGGTCGCGTACGCGATGCGCATCACCGACCTCGACCCGCTCGTCCACGGTCTGATCTTCGAGCGCTTCCTCAACCCGGACCGCGTCTCCATGCCCGACTTCGACGTCGACTTCGACGAGCGTCGCCGCGGCGAGGTGATCCGGTACGTCACCGACAAGTACGGCGAGGACCGCGTCGCGCAGATCGTCACCTACGGCACCATCAAGGCCAAGCAGGCGCTCAAGGACTCGAGCCGCCTCCTCGGCCTGCCCTACGCCATGGGCGACAAGCTCACCAAGGCGATGCCGCCGGCGATCATGGGCAAGGACATCAGCCTCACCGGGATCTTCGACCCGGACGACAAGCGCTACTCGGAGGCGGAGGAGTTCCGCCAGGTCCACGCAGCCGACCCCGAGGCGCAGCGCGTCGTGGAGCTCGCCAAGGGCATCGAGGGCCTGAAGCGCCAGTGGGGCGTCCACGCGGCCGGCGTCATCATGTCGAGCGAGCCGCTCATCGACATCATCCCGATCATGCGCCGCCTGCAGGACGGCGCCGTCATCACGCAGTTCGACTACCCCAAGTGCGAAGAGCTCGGGCTCATCAAGATGGACTTCCTGGGGTTGCGCAACCTCACCATCCTCGACGACGCCCTCGAGAACATCGTCATGAACGGCAAGGAGGCGATCGACCTCGAGAGCCTCACCCTCGACGACCCGAACACCTACGCCCTGCTCTCCCGAGGGGACACGCTGGGCGTGTTCCAGCTCGACGGCGGCGGCATGCGCACGCTGCTCAAGCTCATGCGTCCCGACAACTTCGAGGACATCTCGGCCGTCGGTGCGCTCTACCGTCCGGGGCCGATGGGTGCGAACTCGCACACCAACTACGCGCTCCGCAAGAACGGCCTGCAGGAGGTCGTCCCGATCCACCCGGAGCTCGAGGAGCCGCTCGCCGAGGTCCTCGGGACCACGCACGGTCTCATCGTGTACCAGGAGCAGGTCATGTCGATCGCGCAGATCGTCGCCGGGTTCTCGCTCGGCCAGGCAGACATCCTGCGTCGTGCCATGGGCAAGAAGAAGAAGTCCGAGCTGGACAAGCAGTTCGAGGGCTTCTCGGGCGGCATGGTCGAGCGCGGCTACTCCATGGCCGCGGTCAAGGCGCTGTGGGACATCCTGCTGCCGTTCTCCGACTACGCGTTCAACAAGGCCCACTCGGCCGCGTACGGCGTGGTCTCGTACTGGACGGCGTTCCTCAAGGCGAACTACCCGACCGAGTACATGGCGGCGCTGCTCACCAGCGTCCGCGACGACAAGGACAAGTCGGCGCTGTACCTCAACGAGTGCCGGCGCATGGGCATCACGGTGCTGCCGCCGGACGTCAACTCGTCGTCGGCGAACTTCACCGCCGTCGGCAAGGACATCCGCTTCGGGCTGACGGCCGTCCGCAACGTGGGGGCGAACGTCGTCGAGGCGATCGTCACCACGCGGGAGGCGAAGCAGAACTTCACGTCCTTCACGGACTTCCTCGACAAGGTCCCGGCGGTGGTCTGCAACAAGCGGACCATCGAGTCGCTCATCAAGGCCGGGGCCTTCGACTCGCTCGACCACCCCCGCCGCGCGCTCCAGGTGGTCCACGAGCAGGCGGTGGACTCGGTGATCGGCGTCAAGCGCAAGGAGGCCGAGGGGCAGTTCGACCTCTTCGCCGGCTTCGGCGACGAGGCGGACGACGGGATGTCGTTCAGCGTGGACATCCCGGACCTGCCCGACTGGGAGAAGAAGCAGCTGCTCGCCTTCGAGCGGGAGATGCTCGGGCTCTACGTCTCGGACCACCCGCTCTCCGGGCTCGAGCACGTGCTGCAGCAGGCCGCCGAGGTGTCGATCGCCAAGCTGCTCACCGACGAGGACCGCCCGGACGGCTCGACCGTCGTCATCGCCGGTCTCATCACCTCGCTCCAGCGCAAGATGTCCAAGCAGGGCAACCCGTGGGCCGCGGTGACCATCGAGGACCTCGACGGCGGCGTCGAGGTGATGTTCTTCGGCGAGACGTACATGGCCTACTCCACGATCCTCGCCGAGGACCAGGTGGTGGTGCTGCGCGGTCGCGTGCGCCGCCGGGACGACACCATGCAGCTCCAGGCCATGGAGGTGTCGCTGCCCGACATCTCGACGGGGACCGACTCGCCGCTGATCATCACGATCCCGCGGAACCGGTGCCTCGAGCAGATCGTGGTCAGGCTGCGTGACGCGCTCAAGACGCACCCGGGCGACGCCCAGGTACGGATCCACGTCACCGAGCCGGGGAAGACGACCGTGGTCCAGGCGCACGACCAGTTCAGGGTGTCGAAGTCCTCGGCGCTGTCAGGCGAGCTCAAGGCCCTGCTGGGACCCGCCTGCCTCACCGTGTGA
- the hisD gene encoding histidinol dehydrogenase, with translation MINRLDLRGRSLSARELVEALPRAEVRVEDAAERVAPIIAAVRRRGADELRDLAERFDGVRPHHLRVPAEAFESALAGLDPLVREAIEETISRVRTVHRAQRPQDFVVDLADGAQVRQRWVPVGRVGLYVPGGLAVYPSSVVMNVVAAQEAGVPSLAVASPPQSENAGLPHPTILAACALLGVDEVYAVGGAQAVAMFAYGARGTEEQDGAVLCEPVNVVTGPGNVYVAAAKRLVRGVVGIDAEAGTTEIAILADGTAHPDHVAADLISQAEHDPAAASVLVTSSVELAGAVEARLKDRAEGTRHSDRVLQALAGPQSAIVLVDSVEQGIEVVDAYGAEHLEIQTADAAAVAERISNAGAIFVGPYSPVALGDYMAGSNHVLPTGGCAHFASGLGVHSFIKAVQVVEYTEQALGEIASKIVAFANAEDLPAHGEAVQVRF, from the coding sequence GTGATCAACAGACTCGACCTGCGAGGTCGTTCCCTCTCCGCCCGTGAGCTCGTCGAGGCGCTGCCCCGGGCAGAGGTCCGTGTCGAGGACGCCGCCGAGCGGGTCGCCCCCATCATCGCGGCGGTGCGCCGCCGCGGGGCCGACGAGCTCCGCGACCTCGCCGAGCGCTTCGACGGTGTCCGCCCGCACCACCTGCGCGTCCCGGCCGAGGCCTTCGAGAGCGCGCTGGCCGGGCTCGACCCGCTGGTGCGCGAGGCGATCGAAGAGACCATCTCGCGCGTGCGCACCGTGCACCGCGCGCAGCGTCCTCAGGACTTCGTGGTCGACCTCGCCGACGGCGCGCAGGTCCGCCAGCGCTGGGTCCCCGTCGGCCGTGTGGGCCTCTACGTCCCCGGCGGCCTGGCCGTCTACCCGTCGTCGGTCGTGATGAACGTCGTGGCGGCCCAGGAGGCCGGAGTGCCCTCGCTCGCCGTCGCGAGCCCGCCCCAGAGCGAGAACGCGGGTCTCCCGCACCCGACGATCCTCGCGGCGTGCGCGCTGCTCGGCGTCGACGAGGTCTACGCCGTCGGAGGTGCCCAGGCCGTCGCGATGTTCGCCTACGGGGCGCGTGGCACCGAGGAGCAGGACGGCGCGGTGCTCTGCGAGCCCGTGAACGTCGTCACCGGCCCGGGCAACGTGTACGTCGCCGCCGCCAAGCGGCTCGTCCGCGGGGTCGTCGGCATCGACGCGGAGGCGGGCACCACGGAGATCGCGATCCTCGCCGACGGCACCGCGCACCCCGACCACGTCGCGGCCGACCTCATCAGCCAGGCGGAGCACGACCCCGCCGCCGCCTCGGTCCTGGTGACCTCGTCGGTCGAGCTCGCCGGCGCCGTCGAGGCCCGCCTCAAAGACCGCGCCGAGGGCACCCGCCACTCGGACCGGGTGCTGCAGGCCCTCGCGGGTCCGCAGTCCGCGATCGTCCTCGTCGACTCGGTCGAGCAGGGGATCGAGGTCGTCGACGCCTACGGGGCGGAGCACCTCGAGATCCAGACGGCCGACGCCGCAGCCGTGGCCGAGCGCATCTCCAACGCCGGGGCGATCTTCGTCGGCCCGTACTCGCCCGTCGCCCTCGGCGACTACATGGCCGGCTCGAACCACGTCCTGCCGACCGGAGGCTGCGCGCACTTCGCGAGCGGTCTCGGAGTGCACAGCTTCATCAAGGCCGTGCAGGTGGTCGAGTACACCGAGCAGGCGCTCGGGGAGATCGCGTCGAAGATCGTCGCCTTCGCCAACGCGGAGGACCTCCCGGCGCACGGCGAGGCCGTGCAGGTGCGGTTCTGA
- a CDS encoding PPOX class F420-dependent oxidoreductase translates to MIHLTPEQHVFVTERHLATLTTLRADGSPHVVPVGFTWDPDAGVVRVITSGTSVKAKNAAQPGADGQPSRAVVCQVEGGRWITLEGPVTVLTEPEPVREAEQRYARRYKVPRENPARVVVVITPDRVMSSSYMAR, encoded by the coding sequence GTGATCCACCTGACTCCTGAGCAGCACGTGTTCGTGACCGAGCGCCACCTCGCGACCCTGACGACCCTGCGGGCCGACGGCTCGCCGCACGTCGTCCCCGTCGGCTTCACGTGGGACCCCGACGCCGGGGTCGTCCGCGTCATCACCAGCGGGACGTCGGTCAAGGCGAAGAACGCCGCCCAGCCGGGGGCGGACGGGCAGCCCTCCCGGGCCGTCGTGTGCCAGGTCGAGGGCGGCCGGTGGATCACCCTCGAGGGCCCCGTCACCGTGCTCACCGAGCCGGAGCCCGTGCGCGAGGCCGAGCAGCGCTACGCGCGCCGCTACAAGGTCCCCCGCGAGAACCCCGCCCGCGTCGTCGTGGTCATCACCCCCGACCGCGTCATGAGCTCGAGCTACATGGCGCGCTGA
- a CDS encoding PHP domain-containing protein, which produces MGGAVTAERSEQPVPPVTPLLLPSTTVDGHVHSTFSDDAVSSVDENLAAAVATGLTSVTFVDHVRSTTAWVPEMVATVRALSVSEGLEVRCGVETKLLDVHGRLDLPRDAVVGTGGLDVVLVGDHQFPGTDGPWSPSQTRARLADGLSAADAVDQLVAASVAAMVAQPGIQLAHWFSILPKVGLSEADLTDEHLHAWASAARETGSTLEVNEKWACPGPRAVRAALLAGASLVVATDSHDARDVGRYVRVPSILAAASVPGAPAALEGAGDRA; this is translated from the coding sequence GTGGGCGGAGCAGTGACGGCCGAGCGGTCCGAGCAGCCCGTCCCTCCCGTCACGCCCCTCCTCCTGCCCTCGACCACGGTCGACGGGCACGTCCACTCGACCTTCTCCGACGACGCCGTGAGCAGCGTCGACGAGAACCTCGCGGCGGCCGTCGCCACGGGCCTGACGTCGGTCACCTTCGTCGACCACGTGCGGTCCACGACCGCGTGGGTGCCCGAGATGGTCGCGACCGTCCGTGCGCTCTCGGTGTCCGAGGGGCTCGAGGTCCGCTGCGGCGTCGAGACCAAGCTGCTCGACGTCCACGGCCGGCTCGACCTGCCGCGTGACGCCGTCGTCGGCACCGGAGGGCTCGACGTCGTCCTGGTCGGCGACCACCAGTTCCCCGGCACCGACGGCCCCTGGTCGCCCTCGCAGACCCGGGCGCGCCTCGCCGACGGCCTGAGCGCGGCAGACGCCGTCGACCAGCTCGTCGCGGCGAGCGTCGCGGCCATGGTCGCCCAGCCGGGGATCCAGCTCGCCCACTGGTTCTCGATCCTCCCGAAGGTCGGGCTGAGCGAGGCCGACCTCACCGACGAGCACCTGCACGCCTGGGCGAGCGCCGCCCGGGAGACGGGCAGCACGCTCGAGGTCAACGAGAAGTGGGCCTGCCCCGGACCGCGCGCGGTGCGCGCAGCCCTCCTGGCGGGCGCCAGCCTCGTGGTCGCGACCGACAGCCACGACGCCCGCGACGTGGGTCGGTACGTGCGCGTCCCGTCGATCCTCGCGGCGGCGTCCGTACCCGGGGCGCCGGCCGCGCTCGAGGGAGCAGGCGACCGTGCTTGA
- a CDS encoding response regulator produces MPGTTGAYRVCVIEDDPDVLLFLTTVLEKRAGATVLAISDPRDLPGAIEGFEPDLVLTDIELPGVSGLELLARFRAQSPEIPVVVMTAHASVDYAVTALRSDADEFLTKPISAATLVEVVTRLVEAARAKKAAQRPTVVLAIGAHPDDVEIGVGGILSAHRAAGDTVVVLTMSRGSRGGEASDRQDESLLAAERLGARLFLEDLEDTRISAADPTVGIIERVVAEVRPDIVYTHSINDRHQDHRAVHSAAVVATRSVRTVCCFQSPSATIDFRPTRFVPIDDFTDAKLRLLSSYGSQVDIRGYLEPGFVIATARYWSRFGGGDYCEPLEVVHDTADISPGSRAGASRLADSHAGRIDT; encoded by the coding sequence ATGCCAGGCACGACAGGGGCCTACCGGGTCTGCGTGATCGAGGACGACCCTGACGTCCTGCTCTTCCTCACCACGGTGCTCGAGAAGCGTGCGGGTGCCACCGTGCTCGCCATCTCCGACCCCCGGGACCTCCCGGGCGCGATCGAGGGCTTCGAGCCCGACCTCGTGCTCACCGACATCGAGCTCCCCGGCGTGAGCGGCCTCGAGCTGCTCGCCAGGTTCCGGGCCCAGTCGCCGGAGATCCCGGTCGTCGTCATGACCGCCCACGCCTCGGTCGACTACGCCGTGACGGCGCTGCGCAGCGACGCCGACGAGTTCCTCACCAAGCCCATCTCCGCCGCCACCCTCGTCGAGGTCGTCACTCGCCTGGTCGAGGCCGCCCGGGCCAAGAAGGCCGCGCAGCGACCGACCGTGGTGCTCGCGATCGGGGCGCACCCCGACGACGTCGAGATCGGCGTCGGCGGCATCCTCTCGGCGCACCGCGCAGCCGGTGACACCGTGGTGGTGCTCACCATGTCGCGCGGCTCGCGCGGCGGGGAGGCGAGCGACCGGCAGGACGAGTCGCTCCTGGCGGCCGAGCGCCTCGGCGCCCGGCTGTTCCTCGAAGACCTCGAGGACACCCGCATCAGCGCCGCCGACCCGACGGTCGGGATCATCGAGCGGGTCGTCGCCGAGGTCCGTCCCGACATCGTCTACACCCACAGCATCAACGACCGGCACCAGGACCACCGCGCGGTGCACTCCGCGGCGGTCGTGGCCACCCGCAGCGTGCGCACGGTCTGCTGCTTCCAGTCGCCCTCCGCGACCATCGACTTCCGGCCGACGCGCTTCGTGCCGATCGACGACTTCACCGACGCGAAGCTCAGGCTGCTCTCCAGCTACGGCTCGCAGGTCGACATCCGCGGGTACCTCGAGCCGGGCTTCGTCATCGCGACGGCACGCTACTGGTCGAGGTTCGGCGGTGGTGACTACTGCGAACCCCTCGAGGTAGTGCACGACACGGCCGACATCTCCCCAGGCTCCAGGGCAGGCGCGTCCCGCCTGGCCGACTCTCACGCAGGACGGATCGACACATGA